The Coregonus clupeaformis isolate EN_2021a chromosome 20, ASM2061545v1, whole genome shotgun sequence genome contains a region encoding:
- the LOC121573049 gene encoding myelin and lymphocyte protein-like has translation MASTTETMGNLPSGLGICTTIPDILYLPELIFGGLVWILVACTLVVPANPQGWVMFVSVFCFTMTFIWMCIFAFGVHRNSGRWAAADFAYHGLAAFFYLSASVALAKVTLDIKAGTLYNYRLDISAVVFSYVATLLYFIHTIFSAIRWKSF, from the exons ATGGCATCAACTACAGAGACTATGGGAAATTTGCCCAGTGGATTAGGAATATGCACAACTATTCCAGACATTCTCTACCTACCGGAGCTT ATCTTTGGAGGTCTAGTATGGATCCTGGTGGCATGTACACTGGTGGTGCCCGCCAACCCACAGGGCTGGGTGATGTTCGTGTCAGTCTTCTGTTTCACCATGACCTTCATCTGGATGTGCATCTTCGCCTTCGGAGTGCATCGCAACAGCGGGAGATGGGCAGCCGCT GATTTTGCATACCACGGCCTGGCAGCTTTCTTCTACCTCAGCGCCTCTGTTGCTCTCGCCAAAGTGACCCTGGATATCAAAGCTGGAACCCTCTATAACTATCGACTTGACATTTCTGCAGTG GTGTTCTCTTACGTGGCCACACTCCTCTACTTCATCCACACCATCTTTTCGGCCATCAGGTGGAAGTCCTTCTAA